Proteins found in one Blastocatellia bacterium genomic segment:
- a CDS encoding energy transducer TonB — MFNKLVISTNERRRGRIARFFFGTSAIYAIVIAGVLSLSVMVSTPRLADTGERMLALLTPPPPGPPPPPAQRDNTPPPVAPRNDPTQVRNLDQVVNTPAPPHRQAAPPSIDGQGVVGVPDGVGVPDSIGSVPGSPAHIETAAPPPPRPVEPVRPTTQADPPRQVRVSSGVLQGKAIVRRTPEYPPLARQIHLSGSVSVEVMIALDGHVEAARAVSGHPLLIGAAVEAARGWRFEPTFLGATPVRVSGVIVFNFTMQ; from the coding sequence ATGTTCAATAAGCTGGTTATCTCGACAAACGAGCGGCGTCGGGGCCGCATCGCTCGATTCTTCTTCGGCACCTCGGCGATCTACGCCATCGTCATTGCCGGTGTGCTTTCGTTATCCGTGATGGTCTCGACGCCCAGGCTCGCCGATACAGGCGAGCGCATGCTGGCGCTGCTCACCCCGCCGCCGCCCGGCCCGCCGCCACCGCCGGCGCAACGAGACAATACGCCGCCGCCGGTCGCGCCGCGCAACGATCCCACGCAAGTCCGCAACCTCGATCAGGTCGTCAACACGCCCGCGCCCCCACACAGGCAGGCTGCGCCGCCCAGCATTGATGGCCAAGGCGTTGTCGGCGTGCCTGATGGCGTCGGCGTGCCCGACAGCATCGGCAGTGTGCCGGGCAGCCCCGCGCACATCGAAACGGCAGCGCCGCCGCCACCGCGCCCGGTCGAGCCCGTGCGCCCAACGACGCAGGCTGACCCCCCGCGCCAGGTGCGTGTGAGTTCTGGCGTCTTGCAAGGCAAAGCCATCGTCCGGCGCACCCCGGAGTACCCGCCGCTGGCCCGGCAGATTCATCTTTCCGGCTCGGTTTCAGTAGAGGTGATGATCGCGCTTGATGGTCACGTCGAAGCGGCGCGCGCCGTCAGCGGTCACCCGCTGCTGATCGGGGCGGCGGTCGAAGCGGCGCGCGGCTGGCGCTTTGAGCCGACTTTTCTGGGGGCTACGCCGGTTCGCGTTAGCGGTGTGATCGTCTTCAACTTCACCATGCAGTAA
- a CDS encoding ferritin-like domain-containing protein yields the protein MTTTPNGLESQEFVARLDEEIGAMLNRLGQMSAAGTASETLTVERLLRLALKNELEATELAAIWLATTQEIDVKLALARQCGDEAKHYRMIAERLEAMGVDAAGIDPRAGGYSPLFEFLRSLESTPARVAAGQFTREGLALVRNQAFIEFCEARGDHETATLYREVIQPDEQHHHELGRRLLLRYAITVADQQVAHDAARRTLELAEEVQETARMKAGISHAPGC from the coding sequence ATGACCACCACCCCGAACGGCTTGGAGAGCCAGGAATTCGTCGCCCGGCTGGATGAAGAGATCGGCGCGATGCTCAATCGCCTCGGCCAGATGAGCGCCGCCGGCACGGCGTCCGAGACCTTGACCGTCGAGCGGCTGTTGCGGCTGGCTTTGAAGAACGAGCTGGAAGCGACGGAGCTGGCGGCGATCTGGCTGGCGACGACGCAGGAGATCGACGTCAAGCTGGCGCTGGCGCGGCAGTGCGGCGACGAGGCGAAACATTATCGAATGATCGCCGAGCGGCTCGAAGCGATGGGCGTTGATGCCGCCGGCATTGATCCGCGCGCCGGCGGCTATTCGCCGCTCTTCGAGTTTCTGCGCTCGCTTGAAAGCACGCCGGCGCGCGTCGCCGCAGGGCAGTTCACCCGCGAGGGCCTGGCGCTGGTGCGCAATCAGGCGTTCATCGAATTCTGTGAAGCACGCGGCGACCATGAAACCGCCACGCTCTACCGCGAGGTCATTCAGCCCGACGAGCAGCATCACCATGAGCTGGGCCGCCGCCTGCTGTTGCGCTATGCCATCACGGTTGCCGATCAACAGGTCGCGCATGACGCGGCGCGGCGCACGCTTGAGCTGGCCGAAGAGGTGCAGGAGACGGCGCGCATGAAAGCCGGTATCTCACACGCGCCGGGATGCTGA